From the Sphingobium yanoikuyae genome, the window CGAAATATCAGTGGCCCCGGCCCCAGGATATCTTGATCGGCCTGTGGCAGCGCGGCGTCATCTTCCTCAAGCGCGCCGGCACCATCATCCTGGCCACCAATATCGTGCTGTGGGTGCTGGCCAGCTTCCCCCATGCGCCCGAGGGCGTGAAGCAGAGCGAATATTCGATCGCCGGGCGGATCGCGGGCGGCATCAACGTGCTGGTCGAGCCGATCGGCTTTAACCGCGACATTTCGCTCGCCCTGCTGCCCAGCATGGCGGCGCGCGAAGTCGCCGTGTCCGCCATCGCCACCGTCTATGCGATCGATGCCGAGGATGATGCCGAGGCGCTGGAACAGGGGCTGGGTGATCGGCTGGCCGGCCGCTGGAGCCTGGCTACCGCGCTCGCCTTCCTGGCCTGGTTCGTGTTCGCGCCGCAGTGCATCTCGACCATTGCCGTTACCCGGCGCGAGACCAATGGCTGGAAATGGCCGCTGTTCATGATCGGTTATCTGTTCGTGCTGGCCTATGCCGCGGCGGGCGTGACATATTGGGCAGCAATCGCGATGGGACTCGGCTGATCCCAAGCCCCGGACATTTGGCCTAGCTTTGTTCTTTACCGCCAAGGCGAGGCTTCTATAACGGCGCCTTTAGTGCTTTCGGAGGAATCATGGCAGGCTCGGTCAACAAGGTCATTCTCATCGGGAATCTGGGGGCCGACCCGGAAGTGAAGAGCTTCCAGAATGGCGGCAAGATCTGCAACCTGCGGATCGCGACCTCGGAAAGCTGGAAGGACCGCATGTCGGGGGAGCGCAAGGAGCGCACCGAATGGCATAGCGTCGTCATCAATTCCGAAGGCCTGGTCGGCGTCGCCGAGCGCTTCCTGCGCAAGGGATCGAAGATCTACATCGAAGGCCAGCTGCGCACCCGCAAGTGGCAGGACAATAATGGCAATGACCGCTACACCACCGAAGTCGCCCTGTCGGGCCCCGGCGCGGTGCTGACCATGCTGGACGGTGCGCCGGGTGGCGGTGGCGGTCAGGGCGGCGGCTATGGCGGTGGTCGCTCGTCGGGCGGCGGCAACCAGGGCGTCAGCGACTGGGGCGCAAGCAGCGGCGGCTTTGGCGGCGGCGATTATGACGATTTCGGCGGCGGCAACAGCGGCGGCGGCTTTGGTGGCGGACGCTCCTCGGGCGGCGGCAACCAGGGTGGCGG encodes:
- the ssb gene encoding single-stranded DNA-binding protein translates to MAGSVNKVILIGNLGADPEVKSFQNGGKICNLRIATSESWKDRMSGERKERTEWHSVVINSEGLVGVAERFLRKGSKIYIEGQLRTRKWQDNNGNDRYTTEVALSGPGAVLTMLDGAPGGGGGQGGGYGGGRSSGGGNQGVSDWGASSGGFGGGDYDDFGGGNSGGGFGGGRSSGGGNQGGGFGGGRSSGGGQGGPNFDNDLDDEVPF